Proteins from a single region of Streptomyces vinaceus:
- a CDS encoding PP2C family serine/threonine-protein phosphatase: protein MPPAALWATLRESVQGVNKPRNQDYCEVAGRGTAEEPLIMAVADGHGSAAHARSHLGSRFAVDLFVEEARRFGALAQPRGDERPPSLAWLMHYAEHAFPRQLVSAWRDKVLGNWARTSSHEEPGLTEEHKVLLYGSTLVGAVLTPRVFAAWQLGDGELTVVDDAGRVSVPLAPAEADLGDETESLCTPEAWLRVRTHWAPVTAPWRAPRLVALSTDGLSKSFASDRGFLQFMAGLDDRLSAEGAQTVRAVLPQWLARASQHSGDDTTLVAAWHQGAPPAPEPVTAHGAPAPDGAPDPDAVPPTDHPAPPTDPHGRDE from the coding sequence GTGCCGCCCGCGGCCCTGTGGGCCACGCTCCGCGAGAGCGTCCAGGGCGTGAACAAGCCCCGCAACCAGGACTACTGCGAGGTCGCGGGGCGCGGTACGGCCGAGGAGCCGCTGATCATGGCGGTGGCCGACGGCCACGGCTCGGCGGCGCACGCCCGCAGCCACCTCGGCTCCCGTTTCGCCGTGGACCTCTTCGTCGAGGAGGCCCGGCGGTTCGGGGCGCTCGCGCAGCCCCGCGGTGACGAGCGGCCGCCGAGCCTGGCCTGGCTGATGCACTACGCCGAGCACGCCTTCCCCCGCCAGCTGGTCAGCGCCTGGCGGGACAAGGTGCTCGGCAACTGGGCGCGGACCAGCTCCCACGAGGAGCCGGGCCTGACCGAGGAACACAAGGTGCTGCTGTACGGGAGCACCCTCGTCGGGGCGGTGCTCACGCCCCGGGTGTTCGCGGCCTGGCAGCTCGGCGACGGCGAGCTGACGGTGGTGGACGACGCCGGGCGGGTGAGCGTACCGCTGGCGCCGGCCGAGGCGGACCTCGGGGACGAGACGGAGTCGCTGTGCACCCCGGAGGCCTGGCTGCGCGTACGGACGCACTGGGCGCCGGTGACCGCCCCCTGGCGGGCGCCCCGGCTGGTCGCGCTCTCCACCGACGGGCTGTCGAAGAGCTTCGCCTCGGACCGGGGGTTCCTCCAGTTCATGGCCGGCCTGGACGACCGGCTGTCGGCGGAGGGCGCGCAGACCGTACGGGCCGTCCTGCCGCAGTGGCTGGCCCGGGCCTCGCAGCACTCGGGGGACGACACGACGCTGGTCGCCGCCTGGCACCAGGGCGCACCGCCGGCTCCGGAGCCGGTCACGGCGCACGGCGCCCCAGCCCCGGACGGCGCCCCGGACCCGGACGCCGTCCCGCCCACCGACCACCCGGCACCACCGACCGACCCTCACGGGAGAGACGAATGA
- a CDS encoding protein kinase domain-containing protein: MSGMLDSGTLLTTDSGLGAEVFDLLGAGGQGEVYRVRTPAGYQALKWYYPTCATPAQEGIVRQLVGRGFDDDRFLWPLDFVADGRGGFGYLMDIRPDRFKGLPLLFRRQLRTSTRALLKACLYTVEAYQALHSRGIAYRDISWGNIFFDPATGDVLVCDNDNAVVEGDSTGISGTMEFMAPELVRGDPGVAPGTQSDLHSLSVLLFMLLMNHHPLKGRRELAIHCLDEAAERKLYGKQPLFVFDPQDRSNAPDPAEQATVLATWAAAPDSLRELFTKNFTAGLHDPTTRVRESQWRDTLRAVLDAVVECAHCGRQNMTEPRSADPGTCWGCGSTLVLPPRLVLTTPPPRTEHHILLHRSSRVQAHHLAPEPARHDYGDGTLVAVMTEHPQKPGRFGLANRSASAWTGTRADGSTQRIDPGQTVPLRSGLELDFGGARAVVRVK, translated from the coding sequence ATGAGCGGCATGCTCGACAGCGGGACCCTGCTGACGACCGACAGCGGTCTGGGCGCGGAGGTGTTCGACCTGCTCGGGGCCGGCGGGCAGGGGGAGGTCTACCGGGTGCGGACGCCCGCCGGGTACCAGGCCCTCAAGTGGTACTACCCGACCTGCGCGACCCCCGCCCAGGAGGGCATCGTCCGCCAGCTGGTGGGCCGCGGATTCGACGACGACCGCTTCCTGTGGCCCCTCGACTTCGTGGCCGACGGGCGCGGCGGGTTCGGGTACCTGATGGACATCCGGCCCGACCGGTTCAAGGGCCTGCCCCTGCTGTTCCGGCGGCAGCTGCGCACCTCGACGCGGGCCCTGCTGAAGGCCTGCCTGTACACGGTCGAGGCGTACCAGGCCCTGCACTCGCGGGGGATCGCGTACCGGGACATCTCCTGGGGCAACATCTTCTTCGACCCGGCCACGGGCGACGTGCTGGTCTGCGACAACGACAACGCGGTGGTGGAGGGCGACAGCACCGGCATCTCGGGGACCATGGAGTTCATGGCGCCCGAGCTGGTGCGCGGCGACCCGGGGGTGGCCCCCGGCACGCAGAGCGATCTGCACTCCCTGTCGGTGCTGCTGTTCATGCTCCTGATGAACCATCATCCGCTCAAGGGGCGGCGCGAGTTGGCGATCCACTGCCTCGACGAGGCGGCGGAGCGCAAGCTGTACGGCAAGCAGCCGCTCTTCGTCTTCGACCCGCAGGACCGCTCCAACGCTCCCGACCCGGCCGAGCAGGCGACCGTACTGGCCACGTGGGCCGCGGCCCCGGACTCGCTGCGGGAGCTGTTCACCAAGAACTTCACGGCGGGCCTGCACGATCCGACGACGCGCGTGCGCGAGTCGCAGTGGCGGGACACCTTGCGGGCGGTGCTCGACGCGGTCGTGGAGTGCGCGCACTGCGGGCGGCAGAACATGACCGAGCCCCGGTCCGCCGATCCGGGCACCTGCTGGGGGTGCGGGAGCACGCTGGTGCTGCCGCCGCGGCTGGTGCTGACCACTCCCCCGCCGCGCACCGAGCACCACATCCTGCTCCACCGGTCCTCGCGGGTACAGGCGCACCACCTGGCGCCGGAGCCGGCCCGGCACGACTACGGAGACGGCACCCTGGTCGCCGTGATGACGGAACACCCGCAGAAGCCGGGCCGGTTCGGGCTGGCGAACCGGTCGGCCTCGGCCTGGACGGGAACCCGCGCGGACGGCTCCACCCAGCGGATCGACCCGGGGCAGACCGTGCCGCTGCGCTCGGGCCTGGAGCTGGACTTCGGCGGCGCGCGGGCCGTCGTACGGGTGAAGTAG
- a CDS encoding MbtH family protein, producing MTETDESGYRVVRNDEEQYSIWRAGRELPAGWRAEGTEGTRQECLDHIAEVWTDMRPLSLRRRMAVS from the coding sequence ATGACCGAGACGGACGAGAGCGGCTACCGCGTCGTACGCAATGACGAGGAGCAGTACTCCATCTGGCGGGCCGGCCGGGAGCTCCCGGCCGGCTGGCGGGCCGAGGGCACGGAGGGCACCCGCCAGGAGTGCCTGGACCACATCGCCGAGGTGTGGACGGACATGCGCCCGCTGAGCCTGCGCCGCCGCATGGCGGTCTCCTGA